The genomic region GCTTCTTGTGGAGGTTATGCTGAAGGTTGACGATGAGGGAGTAAAGCGGGAAGCCAACGATATGTTCCAGAAGATATCTCCGTTTAGGTCGGTGATCTACGTTTACTCCGAACCTCCGGGGGCATCTGTGACGGTAAACGGGAAGGGTGTCGCTCAACCTACTCCTGTTATACTGCACGAACTTCCACTTGGTAACTACAAGATCAGGGTGGAAAAGCCGGGATATCTTCCGACCGACTTGAACCTTTCCCTGTCCGTTAATGAATTCAACCCCGTAATCGTCAAGCTCAAGCCGATACCTAGATGACCTAAGAGCCGTGAGTGGTGATTGGCTGCGGGGACATGTTCACGCGAAGCGGGTACGTGTCCCCGGAAGAGTAACAGCCGTGACTGGTGAAAACCGAGCGATAGTTCAATAGTTCAATGGTGGCTGTCATTCCACGGTTGTAGGCCGCCGCCTGCGGCGTGGCAAACGGGAATCCCGTGCCAACATTTCCGGATTTCGATCATCGAACCTCGAGCCTCGAACCTCGAAAAAGTCACGGTCGTTACGGGATCCCCGATAAAATCACTCGGGGATGACTGCCTTTATCGCACTATCGCACCATCGCACCATTGAACTATTGAACTATTGACAATATGCGCCCTAGCGGTGTTTAAAGCCGGTCGGGGACGGAAAGGGCTTTATGAAATATCTTATCGCTGCAATTGCAATAGCTCTTGTTTTATCGCCATCAGTTATTAAGGCGGGGATTTCTAAGACCGATCTCAGCAAGGGTGTTGTTTTGACAGAAGAGGCGACGCTTCTGACGCAGGTCGATGCCGTAAGCCTACATTTGAGCTCCGAGAATATAAAATTTGCGCCGAGGCTTACCGAATCGGGCCTAATCGACGTTGAAACGACCGTGCTTTCTAAAAAGCTTCTTCAGGACAAGGAAAAGCTGAATTCGTTTTTGGACAGAAACGTCAAAACCTTCATAGCTTTGTTAAAGGAAAGATTGCCTATCTACGCCCCTTCGGTAGCAAAGAATTTCAATCCGAATTCTCAGATAAGATTTAACGTGAACTCCGGGGCGAAGAGGGAAGCTGTGGCGGTATGGTCCGGAGGCGCGTGGAGCTGGGACAAGGCCTTCGTCCCAGCGCCAGCTGTCGTAGAATCCTCCACGTTTGCGGCCCAGTCCCCCGAAGCCTATGCGCCTGCTACTGAAGAGAAGCCCAGAGGAAAGGGCAAGCTCTCCTGCGACTGCCCGGCGAGAAGAAAATAGATTGATGTTAGAGAAAATGTGTTGAAACTGTTTTTTATGAGAAATCTTATGTCAGAGCTATCTATAAAGACCTTATCTGTAGTTATTCCAGCTTATAATGAGGCTGAACGTATTATTGTTACTTTAAAAAAACTAAATTTTAGTTTAGAGAGTCTTGGCATACCTTATGAAATTATTATCGTAGATGATGGCAGTGGGGATAGTACTTCTGAAGTTGCTTGTTCATTACAAAATTCAAATTTCAAGCTTATCAGCTATAAACCGAATCGTGGTAAGGGTTATGCTGTGAGGATGGGGCTGGGAGCTGCTAAAGGTGAGTATGTTATTTTTATGGACGCTGATGGTTCTACGGATTTGGCTTATTTAGAAAGATTTCTTCACCTAATTTTAAATCATGATTACGACATAATTATAGGTTCTCGTACTGTATCTGGTTCTTGTCTTCCAATTAAACAGAATTTATGGAGAAGAATTACTGGAATCGTTTTTCGTGCTCTGGTTCGTATATTGTTCTTTTTGCCTTATTCAGATACCCAATGTGGGTTTAAGATGTTTTCATCTACGTGTTTAAAAATGCTTTTGCCGAGGTGTGATGCCGATGGTTTTATTTTTGACATAGAAATGCTTTATCAAGCTCGTAAGTTGGGACTCAATGTAATCGAGGTGGGGGTTAAGTGGAATAACGACGATGATAGCAGGGTCAACTTGATAAACGGACCTATAAAAATGTTTGTAGACCTTCTAAAATTAAGGCTTAAAACATTTATAAAATAAGTTCTGACAGCCCTGTTGTTTTTGCTGTTCAAAATACTTGATCTAATTACGTTCGTATATTGCCATCCCCCTTATATCTTTGACATGGTGG from Myxococcales bacterium harbors:
- a CDS encoding glycosyltransferase family 2 protein, which translates into the protein MRNLMSELSIKTLSVVIPAYNEAERIIVTLKKLNFSLESLGIPYEIIIVDDGSGDSTSEVACSLQNSNFKLISYKPNRGKGYAVRMGLGAAKGEYVIFMDADGSTDLAYLERFLHLILNHDYDIIIGSRTVSGSCLPIKQNLWRRITGIVFRALVRILFFLPYSDTQCGFKMFSSTCLKMLLPRCDADGFIFDIEMLYQARKLGLNVIEVGVKWNNDDDSRVNLINGPIKMFVDLLKLRLKTFIK